From the genome of Nicotiana tabacum cultivar K326 chromosome 17, ASM71507v2, whole genome shotgun sequence:
CGATTCTCATATTGTTGCCTATTCCTGCAGCAATTTGTTGAAGAATGAGTCAGCAATGGGTACTATTGACCAATATCTACATTGAAACCTTGGATTTACGGGATCAATGTGAAGCTTTGGTACTTGTAATAGCCTCCTACTAACCCACACACCCCACCCCTAAACTATTCATATCCATAATGGACTACAGCTGCTAGTTAACTTTACACCCTAGAatagagttttaaaaaaaaaggaaatagacACCCAAATGATTTTTCAGGCAAATATGACCAATTGGAAGTAGAAAACCGATATTATAAATTGCCTGAAAAAATATCAGCGGCATAACACAGTTGAAAAATAgacttgaaaaagaaaaagacaaacaGAAATTCCTCTTTCTGGCTATATCATCtattttttatcctttttttttcgATAAGTCCCTAGTTTTATGGATTTATGATTTTCTTCTTGCAAAAACACTCATTTTCATCTCTTTAGCCACACCTAtcaatattattatttttccctTCACCATATAACATCCATTTGGGAAAAATGGATAAAAGTTTAAAGAAGTGCATGATGCTATCCTCACAAACTGACCAAGATATTCCCAGCAAAGGAGAGACATTGATGCAAGTAATGGACTTAATAAAATTCAAAGGCACGCGTTCATATTCATTTGCATTAGATGCTAAGTGGAACTGGATTCCTTGTGCCTCTTTATAGATGTCTAGTCTATAATAAATAAGGACGGCCAACAATACAACctgaaaaatgaataaataaaacaaaaggctCTGGTGATGAAGGTAGCAGACAGAATAATTAAGGAGTCAAGGCATAGGAAGGAGAGATTAGATACTAGTTTTAGAGAACATAGAGATCATACCAATAACTCACATCCCAGGGTAAGCCTTTCATTTGTAGATATCACGGGAAGGACCAAACTTTCTGCTGGAATTTCTGAAACCCGTGAAAACAAAAAGATTGCTGCATCTAAAGACTGGAAGAATAAACGTGCTCCAGCAAAGAAAAAGTTCCCTATACTGCAAATGTCATAAGGTCTTGTTACCAACTTCAGTCACTATTACAAGTATCGATGAAAATAAACCACCCAGAACAATGATTAAAGGAGAATATTAAGCTAAACAGACAACTAGCAATATACCTTCCATTGCTGAAACAGAATAACTCATCTGACCGCCGGAGAATCTGAAAATAGAAAGAGCCAACAGCTGGTTCTCAATAGCAAGTCCAACAACTTCTATAATCGATCATTTAAGAAGACAGAAGAAGAGCCAATTAACGGGTAAGAATAAAGTATTTATTATATCCAGTGGAAGTTCCATCATTATGTATGACAACAATCAGCAAATAGCTTCAGAAGTTTCAACCATATTATCTGATTTCAACACCATGGAATGTTGTCAACACCATGGAATGTTGGTACAACGATAGAATTTGATGGAACATTAATGATTTGATTGATACTGTACAAGTGCTCAAGAGGTGAATATTATACACTCAAGCTGCAAATTAACCCTCATTGCTGAGTGGTCAGTTGGTCCATTGGCCGTTCAACGCCACAAGCAGAGTTTGATTCAATTAGGGTCACCCCAGTGCCCTATCATGAAATCATTGATTGGAAGGGGGCAAAGTAAACTGAAGGTCTATATAACCTACTAACAACAAAGAAGTCCAGATTAGGAACAGTACTAGGTGTTATTTAGGCATAATGAAGCTATTGGGAACCTTTTCTTGATAATAGAATAATAAACAAGAACCGGAACTGCTATTGTATAACAGAGTTTCAGTATGGTAGTCTGGGCAATGGGTTAAATTTCAGTGCTTAAAACTCCACTAATGTCAGATATAGTCATCCATCCCATTACGGAGTTGAACTCCTTATTCTGCCCAAATTTGGCAACTTGTGCCCTTAGATGTAACTCCTTCCACTCTAAACTGATAAAAAATAGTATATCACATGTATACAGAAACGTATCTAATCCCGAAATAAGCATTGGATGCAAAGACTTCCCATcaacaaagaagaagatgaactaAATAGCATAATAATGTTGAGAGCAAAGTCGGCAACATCTACAGAAGACGATTATCCTCAACAAAATTCTGCAAGTTAATTTTCAAGCCAATGCAGCATCTCAAAAAGATAGTCCCTAGCTTTTTTAAAAGGGAAAGGATAGGATAGCATTGAAGCAGTTGGAAATATAGTAGTGCCTAATTGACCAACCTGATCCTGGAAGTAAGCCAAGAAAGCTCTTATAGTTTCCCTATATGGTTTTGAGACACCTCGCCATAGATCATGGCTGCCCTCCACAATGTCGTACCTGTCATGATCCATTAACAAGTACAAGTGGGTATACAGAATTCAGTAGAACCAGATAAAAGATGAAAAGGTTCTCCAAGGAGATCacttttcttttttcctgtttatttccttctttttctttccttctttctttcgTTTTTTACTTTAAGATGCCATTATTCGAATATATCTTCAATTTTATGTGGGAGTGCTACTTTTCCAAGTAGACTAGGTAGTTTCTTAAGCTTGTACTTTTACCAATCAAATATGTGAGAATTAATTCTTAATATAATGAATCTTTTATTTCTTCTAGGTTACTTTTATGCAGTCTTGACAGGTTTATGGGTTTCTTCTACATCCTCCAAGTTTACAGTCATTGCTAGTGTTCAGGTAAACAGATACAGCCCAGATAAacagatctgcacaaaaataatTCAACATTTTTATTCTTTCCTAAAGCTCTGTCAATTGCCACACCTTTGAAGAATCTTGTAGTTATAGTTCCACCTGGGTTTAGCCACGatataagaaaaatcaagataAGCCCAAGGAACCCATTACCATCGCATAGCAGTTAGTCTATATAACCATCTAAATCTGTGTTGATAACATTTTACCCACTTAGCATGGATAAAAAGGGCCAGAAATTCCACAATGAAAATGACAGCAGCATTTTTGCTTCAAATATTTCTTGGAGAAGAATCCAAGAGTAACTACCATTCTGATTTGGCTCTCTGTGGATCAAGAGGTAAACGATGACCAAGCAATATTCGGACTGCACGAGCCTCCGAGGTACTTTGGTCTGACAATCTCAAACATCTTGATCGTATATCTCCAACAGCAGGACCACCTAAATATTGACTGTCAACTTTTTTATCATTCATTCGTTTTGCCAGAAAAATATGTGTAAAGAATGACGTAAAAAACTTAACAGGGGAACAAACTCATTAACATAAACTGTAGTCTTTCTGAAGAAACTTTACTTTCTCTTTGTTTCTTAGAAAGGCCTAAAACATTACTAGATATAGTCGGAAAGAGTGTTAAGCGCTTCTTCTGTAGAAGATTACGTCACCATACCTCTTGAAATGTAAATTATCATAGCCCGAAATATTTTTAACATGGGAATGTCATGTCTTAAAAATACAGCTAACACTAATTTTCAGACGCACAAGTTTAGTGAACAGATAAAGAGGCCTAAAAGGTTAAGGATAAAGAATAGAAAGGATTGGAACTTTTAACCACACCAAGAACACGAACAATTTCAGCAGTACTGCCTCCATCATCAGAAACAGGGAGCACATGAGCTACACGAGTAGTTAGTTTCTTAAGCTCTTCAACCACACCATTAAAAGCAGTTCCACCTGTAGCAGTACCAAGTTCTCAGAATGCAAAATCATCAAGAATCTTGATatataatacaacaacaacaacaactaagcCTCATTCTCAAGCAAGTTGGGGTTGTCTATATCAATCCTCATTATCCATGTCGCTTCATTTAAGCTCATCTCAGTACCAATAttagacaaaataaaataaaaataaaaagtactaGAAGTTCTCTATGTTTTCTACTGGCATATAAATATATGATAGGACTAAAAGACTCCTAGACTACATAGGACCTATAGAAAACGTCTTAACATGACTAAAACAAATTTCAAATTAATTCGTATCGCCtacataaatatatttttttttcattttgcccTACTTTTCATTAGGCCTGCACGGACTCCAAGAGCTCGTAAGTCTTTTGAGAAAATTTCTTACATGTGTTTTAGGTCTACTTTGTTGTAAGCACTTCCACTCACCATGGTTTTACAACTACAGGTCAAGCATCTGGAGGTCAACGTAGTACATGACCAAACCATATCTCAAGCGAcctctcattttattcttaatATATCCTCATGCACCTTATGTTGAATGTGGTCATTCTTTATCTTGTCTAATATTATAAGATCACATATCCATCTTACCATCTGCATATATATGACACTTATCTTGTGAAAATGCTGAACTTTAGTGATCCAATATATACTCTCACATAATGTTAATGATCTTATAGCTGTTTTATGGAACTCACATTTCACTTTGGTACGTATCGTGTTATCACACAACGCTCCAGTAGCACTTCATTTGAACCATCCTATTTTGATCTATGTGTAAAATTTTCATCTATTATACCATTACTACATTGAGCTTAGACAgcttaattgtttgcatttaggCACCGcaatccagtataatctcacCTCGACTTCACTCTTCTTATGCTGACGAAACTTCTAATGCATATATACTTCTAATTATCCTAAAACCCTTACTCTCTACAGTGTTTCTCCACAATTCAAACTTTTCATTGACAACCTCATTGATTTCGTCAATTAGCATAATATTATTAGCAATAACATATACCATGGGATGTGATCTTGTAAGTGTTAGTTAGCTCATCCATAAGGGTGAGCAAGTACGGGGTCAATGTCGATTCTAGTTTAAACCCACAGCTATGGGAGATTCCTTTGTGTCTCTTACAATTATTATCTCACTAGTGACAGATCCTTCATACATAACCTTTATGGcatttatatatttaatataaATTTGTCCCTTCTCCAACACCCACCAAAGTACCCTTTATGATACTCTATTGTATGCTGTCAGtacaatatataattattttcaaaatttaaaataaactgTAAACGATATAATGCAGAAAATAAATGCTAAACTGAGAATGATCCAATTATTGTAGTTGGAATTGCAGATTAACCAGATAAAATTCAATTCTAAACATTGCCTACAGGGGCGGATTTACCAAGGGTgaagcggtgtcacgtgacaccgcttcGTCGAAAATATTTAACAAATTATATGTATAAAAATGATATGTGAACATTAAAAACGTTATAAATGACAATGGATGACACCACTTGCAGAACACATTCCTCTGGTGCAGCGGAAAGGACTCATTTTGAACCTAACGATAAAACAACGATGCTCTAAGGTCTCAAGGACCCAATAACACTAGTATTCAAAAATCCCCCGTCTCATCTCAGTAACAAGAAACAAGTAAACTTTTTGGTTTCTGGGTACTTTCAAGATTCAACATGTACATACCATTAATAAATTGAGCAAGTAAATCTACAATCTTTCCAAcaaaaatggagaagaagaaaaaaaaaaaaaggaaagttgGGGGATATTATAATAAACGTACCAGAGAAAACAAGAAGTGAAGGTTGATGATGGGACCCAATGGAGGAAAAACTAGTGGGGCTAGAGGAGGAGCAAAGACAGTGACGAGCAGCCATAAGGGAGAAAGATAGAGATGTTGAAAATGGGGAAAATGTGAAAGGGAAGTTATATAAAGAAGGGGACTTGGGCTTGAGGTTGAAGGGTCCCAAATAACTGTCCGCCATACTCGTCGGAATTGTCACAATACCATAAACTAACCCAagtttccttagcttttgctaaTGCAATCTCCAATTCGCACAGATGCACATCACCGGATGAAACATGCCCTAAATGGACGGACTCTCCTTAAATGAGACGTCTCATTCTCCTCACTGCCGTCTCAtctcatttttctctctttcttttcttctttcgtttttcttttttccctatTTTGCCATGTATTTTCTTATGTCGTACAAAAGTTAAGTTCTTTTATTTTACTGTCAAAACTTTTTGTAATAGTGTCAGAGCCCGTTTGGATGAGCTTATTTTAAGTGTTTTTAAGTTATTTTGTagtgttttaaatatttatttttaagctaaaatgacaaaaataagtcaaaagccaaaaactagaatttttaaTTTATGACTTTTGACTTAAAAGTTACTTAAAACAAGctcatccaaacgggctcttattccaatatttttttctcttatacTAAAGTAATGTTATAGTGAACATATATAACATAACAGAAAAagtaattccaaaaaaaaaaattgattgttATAATGAAATGATGTAATAGAGGATCGTTATTATATAGATGTCTAATAACAATTTATATATGTTTCATATCTGCTTTGGTTTTCAAATAATAAGTAGCTAGATTCAGTGACGTACAAAGAATTTTTTATAAGCGGTATCAATATATAGAAGAGtgaacaaatgaataaattattataatatatattatattataaaaaataactCAAATCGATTTAACAAAATACAATTCAAGGTTTTGAATTACTAGCAGCTCGTAAAGTTTTAAATTATGTGAAGGAGTAAAAAAGTATTACGGAGAGGCAAAAGGAATTCTAACTCCCGACCTCTCTAATTCAACCTAAAACTAATAACCATCCGACTGGTGAGCCGTTGTGTTGCAAGTGGTGTCACTTTTATAATTTTATCGatgtatttttgttttacttattatttatatatatgtgtgaagTAAAATTTTCGACGAAGCAGTCTCATGTGATATCTCTTGAGTCCACGTAAATTCGATCCTGGCTAGATCATTTATTCACATCGAAGAACCCTCAACCTGAAGAATAATTGGCTAAATTATTTACTTCACGAAAACCCTTTTTAACTCTCAACCCAAAAAATGATTGGTTATatcatctatattatattaaaaggagggtaGTGAAACATGAGATTATGCCAAATGGCATATTGAGAAAATGCCACTTGGCACTTTCAACAAAATCAAAATAGACTTTAAACAAAATTTTATTAGAaataagataaattatattttgttaagaaATGAGTAACTTAGGAAGGGTAACTTAGTACTTTTATAGCTTATATTAACCGAAATTAGAAAGTAGTTAAGGCTTCTATTAGTTAGTTAATTAGCTAAAATACCAATACGATTTTGGGGACACTGTGTGAATGTTGTTATTTATCTCATAAACAGGATGCCAAGTACTATTATCAGCAACAAAACTCCCTATGAGCGACTATATTAGAAACCACCATCCTATAATCATCTAAAGGTACTAGGATGCTAATTTTATGCCAAGATAGTTCAGCAACATGACAAAATGATGTCAAGAACCAAAACTGCAGTCCATATGGGATATGCAGAAACTCAGAAAGGTTACTTATTATATGACTTGAAGGACAGGATTTTTTTGGTTAATATGGATATAGTATTCAAAGAGGATGTTTTTCCCTTTAAGAAAATGCCTATATTCACAACATCAATAACCTCATATTTGCAAGCCCTTCACTACTCAGTGCCTCAGAGTATACAGACATGTGATCAATCAACAAATAGATCGATTCAACCTCCAAGTAATACTATGGAACCAGAACTTAACTATACATCAAAGGATACATATGATCAACCTTAGGTCTATGAAGAAACTACTCATCAATATATAGGAAATCCAGCTCAAGAGTTCCAGGATCTAGGTTCAGAGATGCCACTATAATGATCCGATCGGTCTTTTTGAGtatttacacttcgctcggtagtttgagggcatgagtagctctgtattattattatgacttgtgtacatcGCTGGTTTCgatttttaggtgattcggaATTAGtttagaagaatgaatttcatgtttgaagctttaagttagaagagtaaaccaagtttgacttttaaatATTTGActtcggatcagagttttgatagtttcgttaggtccggatggtgattttgaaccTGGGTATATGCCCGAATttttatttggatatttctagaagatttcgacactatttggcgaaagttaaaaatttgaagatttggaatgttcataagtttgaccgggagtttcctttgatgatatcgggttcggattatgGTTTCGGTAATTGGGATAGTTCGTTATATCATgcgaaacttgtgtgcaaaatttgaggtcattctgagttgatttgatatggttcggcacgaattttggaagttgaaagttcaaaagttcattaagttcgatttaaGGTGCGATTAGTGGTTTTGATATTTTAtgcgtgatttaaggcctcgagtaagtctATGCTATTATATGGGACTTgctggtatgttcggacgggtcCCGAGgagttcgggtgagtttcatataggtttgggttgtgttgcgctcattttttatgtttcggcgtcgtttcttcaagcataaatggtgccaaattaagaaaatgatcttcaatttctatttttattgaatcattagatccgtatcgtaattatgtagtcatagaaaaaagaatcatcgaattcggacatcgtatgagggagttatgctcattttagtgtCAGAGAAGAGAGCTGGTGTTAgtgcttcgcaaatgtgaagttgggtccgcatctgcgaccccgcAGGCCTTAGGTGCGAAAAATAGTCCGCAAAAGCGAAAATGACAGTTTGAAATGCGCAGGTAAGGAGTTTTTGTCGTAAAAGCGAAAATCCTTGTGTATAAGAAATCAGACTGCGTTCATTTgctattttgagcatatcttgagttctagagttCCGATTGAGGTAATTTTCACTGCgttcttctcttattttcatgggaGTCAGTATCTAActataattcttttttattttaatatgatcacagaagttcatttttgaattaatccatattttgaattgagaattggatttttttttaaaacttttctaaagtgattaattgaattttgaacatcgattcggagtcggaattggatgaaataagtacggttgaactcgtaattgaataggttataatattttgtgatttttgtcggattttgaggtGCAGGCCAGGGTTTGACCTTTTAATTGACTTTGGGCTTTGATTTAAAGATTCAActtttatcgattgggtttgttcctttggcattatttgatgttcttgagttgcttttggctagtttcgagccattcagaggttAGCACATGcgagatggcatttctagagtattttttggcttgttcggtattggatttgacttgtttgaggtaagtatcttatctaaacttggctGAGGTACTAGTTTCCTagattatttgtgatagctacgtgttatgggtgcgcatatgtgtggggtttgagcccatgtgctagCACCGAGGTATTTATTCATGCTCGGgatagtgcttaggctatgatatatctagagttgactgttaagctcAAAGCTATAATGTTTCTTATATTTGTACCATtattgtgaactatttgagccatacttgatGTTACGAAGAGGCaaattccctgaataaacttggTAATTACTATTTCTATGAtaaattgccgatttgagctatgataacaCACagtgcacatgcctacactttagcatgttattataCTAGTCCaagagtatgaaatttgatatttatccatcatttacatgtattcttgtatacttgcttctgtgtgatatgattCGGACTggtgcctgtgaccacgccagacagattgtgttgttatgcatgtgaccatgaCAGGCGAATTACGATATTAtacatgtgaccacgccgggcggattgtgttgttatgcttgtgaccatgtcggcggattatgatattgtgcatgtgaccacgtcgggcggattggtattattagcacgtgagttgtccgtgcagatccaaaTATTGaaattattagcacgtgagttatccatgcagcacatgagttatttgtgcggttgatattattagcacgtgagttgtccgtgcagcacatgagtgtGCATAGTGTGGTATGAGTACacccgaccccatgtacttggtaagtgccgagcctaacctcgacgaagtagtgacgaggctaaggcatgttACTTAGAATAACATGTAtgtagtataataataataataataataataataataataataataataataataataataataataataataataataataataataataataataataataataataataataataataataataataataataataataataataataataataataataataataataataataataataataataataataataataataataataataataataataatttcatgtTTTTCTCTTAACGGTGTACACGTATATTGTGAGAAACCGACAGGTTTTTGATTGATATGAGTTGTGGGAGAGCTGGTtactatatttggatcgggttgcacgccgtaattaACTGATATTTGGTTGTGGTATTtcatctttatttgaaatttccttgattgtttacGTGATTTACTTGCATCTTACTTATATGttggattgttgactgagcagAATACTTTTAAACAAAGAATTGTAAGTATCAAAGTGGTTTTACTTGAGATTtcctgatttgatcatatatctgttttatacttgttgaaattatgaatTGCACGGGTGTTAGTGAGTATCATCTatagttcttgcttcttttatctcgccgaggttagttaggatAATTATtgagcacatggggtcggttgtactcatactacgcttctccatcttgcgtgcagatcttggagttaATGTTGCTGTGTACggcgggagctagcattgaagatgtacatgcgttccagttatggctatcacttttccttggtagctttagattcggATTCTGTTCATTttcatttcaaacagatgttgtaattatttcaatttaattttataaaaatctaagtcttagtgactcatgacttgtactaccaatccttgggaagTTGTATAAAAATTCAGCTATTTTATTTTTGACTCTTATCATTATCACTATATTGTGctttattgttatttggcttacctagcaggttggattaggtgtcatcacgacgggttagattttgggccgtgacaaattggtatccaagctgtaggttcataggttctatgagtcatgagcaaatgtctagtagagtcttgtggatcggtttgatgacgtccatacctatcttcgagaggctacagggcatctaggttaaacttctcatctttctttccttgtcgtgcggcattgattcagcttgaagcatatctctttgaattccttccactcactcgtatgcaTTTGGGAGCGCTCGGTATCAATTGTACATCGACGACTTATGATTCTATGGATGAGGCGCGAGATATGTTTTCTGTGTTTTGGCGATGGATcaatctagaggacttgaggccaggtttagaccgcagcttaggctcggtagtttaattgtgtgagcatgtgcttttgtactcatatgtccggtagtgtccctatgagtggaatttatggctcggtgagtggttggatggttATGTGATGAGTATGACGTGATTGCGGTAAACGCT
Proteins encoded in this window:
- the LOC107774308 gene encoding uncharacterized protein YNL011C isoform X3, whose protein sequence is MADSYLGPFNLKPKSPSLYNFPFTFSPFSTSLSFSLMAARHCLCSSSSPTSFSSIGSHHQPSLLVFSGGPAVGDIRSRCLRLSDQSTSEARAVRILLGHRLPLDPQRAKSEWYDIVEGSHDLWRGVSKPYRETIRAFLAYFQDQILRRSDELFCFSNGSIGNFFFAGARLFFQSLDAAIFLFSRVSEIPAESLVLPVISTNERLTLGCELLDGTVIRGQNEISHPTHGSMQPIDKEASSAPELPSRIKRIFYMSSEGSNLLHEVFPTVNPTALEQLRSVDCIIFAMGSLFTSICPSLVLLGVGETISSRTCPKVLLLNGTHDRETSGFGASCFVTAITDALNRTYGNPHNCLKNPPNKYLNTLLVPKNGQIHVDIERLASQGIFNVVTVDSIHDPKMGVLFDPKSLIQALSNLLTDT
- the LOC107774308 gene encoding uncharacterized protein YNL011C isoform X1 → MADSYLGPFNLKPKSPSLYNFPFTFSPFSTSLSFSLMAARHCLCSSSSPTSFSSIGSHHQPSLLVFSGGTAFNGVVEELKKLTTRVAHVLPVSDDGGSTAEIVRVLGGPAVGDIRSRCLRLSDQSTSEARAVRILLGHRLPLDPQRAKSEWYDIVEGSHDLWRGVSKPYRETIRAFLAYFQDQILRRSDELFCFSNGSIGNFFFAGARLFFQSLDAAIFLFSRVSEIPAESLVLPVISTNERLTLGCELLDGTVIRGQNEISHPTHGSMQPIDKEASSAPELPSRIKRIFYMSSEGSNLLHEVFPTVNPTALEQLRSVDCIIFAMGSLFTSICPSLVLLGVGETISSRTCPKVLLLNGTHDRETSGFGASCFVTAITDALNRTYGNPHNCLKNPPNKYLNTLLVPKNGQIHVDIERLASQGIFNVVTVDSIHDPKMGVLFDPKSLIQALSNLLTDT
- the LOC107774308 gene encoding uncharacterized protein YNL011C isoform X2, which translates into the protein MADSYLGPFNLKPKSPSLYNFPFTFSPFSTSLSFSLMAARHCLCSSSSPTSFSSIGSHHQPSLLVFSGGTAFNGVVEELKKLTTRVAHVLPVSDDGGSTAEIVRVLGGPAVGDIRSRCLRLSDQSTSEARAVRILLGHRLPLDPQRAKSEWYDIVEGSHDLWRGVSKPYRETIRAFLAYFQDQILRRSDELFCFSNGSIGNFFFAGARLFFQSLDAAIFLFSRVSEIPAESLVLPVISTNERLTLGCELLDGTVIRGQNEISHPTHGSMQPIDKVFPTVNPTALEQLRSVDCIIFAMGSLFTSICPSLVLLGVGETISSRTCPKVLLLNGTHDRETSGFGASCFVTAITDALNRTYGNPHNCLKNPPNKYLNTLLVPKNGQIHVDIERLASQGIFNVVTVDSIHDPKMGVLFDPKSLIQALSNLLTDT